Proteins found in one Agaribacterium sp. ZY112 genomic segment:
- a CDS encoding O-antigen ligase family protein yields the protein MYWRPELLVALAFFALVTVGLVFASNRGVALHYYKSVYWKIILMMLAIAWLTREHKDFSKYSISIVLFGMLVGITALYNKFNGIGMVEETRVTIGRHLGSVLGDPNDLALVLMFPFAFAVGLALTKSLASSHRLVGIIGTPIFFFAVLATQSRGGLLGVLSILAVFGYRKIKSKVLLASLAAITAIILFAVAGIADRKSGGAAEEGLDASAQGRLYAWEAAAKMAVENPLTGVGIDNFYSNYYYYSSHWDGLNHAVHSTWFGVLAETGFIGLLVFITLIICLLVSTKCSLETIINYQYWRNAKEQAIMTATSESLLAGLIATIVSGTFLTQGFTWPIYIFAGLVVALAQWTQANCTNKA from the coding sequence GTGTATTGGCGACCTGAATTGCTAGTTGCTTTAGCTTTTTTTGCGTTGGTCACTGTCGGTCTTGTCTTTGCAAGTAACCGAGGTGTGGCACTGCACTACTATAAAAGTGTGTATTGGAAAATCATCCTTATGATGCTCGCAATAGCATGGCTTACCCGCGAGCATAAAGATTTCTCTAAATACTCAATTAGCATTGTGCTTTTTGGCATGCTTGTAGGAATAACAGCGCTATATAACAAGTTCAATGGCATCGGCATGGTTGAAGAAACACGAGTAACTATTGGCCGTCATCTCGGCTCCGTTCTAGGGGACCCAAATGATCTGGCCCTTGTTTTGATGTTTCCTTTTGCTTTTGCAGTCGGGCTCGCCCTCACCAAATCCTTAGCAAGCAGCCACCGTCTTGTGGGCATTATTGGTACCCCTATATTCTTTTTTGCTGTTCTAGCAACACAAAGTCGGGGCGGACTATTAGGGGTTTTATCGATTCTTGCGGTTTTTGGCTATAGAAAGATAAAATCCAAAGTGTTACTTGCTTCGCTTGCAGCAATAACAGCCATCATATTGTTTGCAGTTGCGGGGATCGCTGATAGAAAATCCGGCGGTGCTGCCGAAGAAGGTCTAGACGCTTCAGCCCAAGGACGGCTCTATGCCTGGGAGGCTGCCGCCAAAATGGCGGTCGAAAACCCACTCACAGGCGTCGGTATTGATAATTTTTACTCTAATTATTATTACTACAGCTCTCACTGGGACGGCTTAAACCACGCCGTTCACAGCACTTGGTTTGGGGTGCTAGCCGAAACAGGCTTTATCGGGCTATTGGTTTTTATAACACTTATCATTTGCTTACTGGTCTCCACCAAATGCAGCCTCGAAACCATTATTAACTACCAGTATTGGCGCAATGCCAAAGAGCAAGCAATCATGACCGCCACATCGGAATCCTTATTGGCAGGCCTAATTGCGACCATTGTTTCTGGCACCTTCCTTACTCAAGGCTTCACTTGGCCCATTTATATCTTTGCCGGCCTAGTTGTCGCCCTTGCTCAGTGGACTCAAGCTAACTGCACAAACAAGGCCTAA
- a CDS encoding lipopolysaccharide biosynthesis protein, whose protein sequence is MRANKTLLRSLLYAGSTVYMKGISLFMVPLVVSYLQPEQYGRLEYIGSFAILLSVIVAYGLEDTLYRYACSSASKLRAKTMASRIFGLVILISLIFFALFSLLIPFYAEFINISPYLCLLLILSLSFEGLIAVPLGWMRINDRFISYCSLNIGRATLQALLTLYLLSRGHGLAGVFEASCLTTVLTGMICLFIQKKDTGCTLSLRHSYVFIKYASPIVAGGLLAFCLNGFDRWMIAETASLTDLAIYAVTCKFALALTIAMQPYGMWWSPTRFSLLDTSNKHQKATKFALLGIYQVLLFSIGIASLAPLLIIYLFDSEFIACISMLTPLLAAYAIKESAEFLNIGCYTTHSTTSQMKVMFISAVAGVLAMFVLAPMFSLIGIILSLLIAQTTRTVLLYIYSQRQVNLDIAYGRMILLLVSSYVGIYVANQVFISELTTNIHEDKLSLIIKTCLVTIFLAATASIVFLVLFYKQLGICISHRSSENEYAHMLIFHFSSIKLIERVKKRTNKYKRGLA, encoded by the coding sequence ATGAGAGCTAATAAGACCTTGCTTCGCTCACTGCTTTACGCAGGCAGTACCGTTTATATGAAGGGTATTTCGCTGTTTATGGTGCCTTTAGTCGTATCATACTTGCAGCCTGAACAATATGGACGCCTAGAATACATAGGCAGTTTTGCGATTCTTCTGAGTGTCATTGTAGCTTATGGCTTAGAAGACACACTTTACCGTTATGCATGTAGCTCAGCGTCAAAGCTACGAGCCAAGACCATGGCTTCACGTATCTTCGGCCTTGTCATATTAATAAGCCTGATATTTTTTGCTTTGTTTAGCCTGTTGATTCCATTTTATGCAGAGTTTATTAACATCAGCCCTTACTTATGCCTATTACTTATTCTTAGCCTCTCATTTGAAGGCCTTATTGCCGTACCTCTTGGCTGGATGCGTATCAACGACCGTTTTATAAGCTACTGTAGTTTAAATATCGGTAGAGCGACGTTGCAGGCCCTGCTCACTCTTTACCTGCTAAGCCGTGGGCATGGCTTAGCAGGCGTCTTTGAAGCAAGCTGTTTGACCACCGTTTTAACGGGCATGATCTGTTTGTTTATACAAAAAAAAGACACAGGTTGTACTCTCTCACTCAGGCACAGCTACGTGTTTATCAAATATGCCTCCCCTATCGTTGCTGGGGGCCTGTTAGCCTTTTGCCTAAACGGCTTTGACCGTTGGATGATCGCAGAGACAGCAAGCCTAACAGATCTAGCTATATATGCCGTCACCTGTAAGTTTGCACTGGCCCTAACCATTGCCATGCAACCCTACGGCATGTGGTGGTCACCCACTCGCTTTTCTTTGTTAGATACATCTAACAAACATCAAAAAGCCACAAAATTTGCGTTATTAGGTATTTACCAAGTACTGCTCTTCTCTATTGGTATTGCTAGCTTGGCACCGCTGCTCATCATCTATTTATTCGACTCTGAATTCATAGCTTGCATTAGTATGCTAACACCACTACTAGCGGCCTATGCAATTAAAGAAAGTGCTGAATTTCTTAATATCGGCTGCTATACAACACATTCAACAACAAGCCAAATGAAGGTCATGTTTATTAGTGCTGTAGCCGGTGTTTTAGCTATGTTTGTTTTAGCGCCTATGTTTTCGCTAATAGGCATCATCCTAAGTTTACTAATTGCGCAAACAACACGCACCGTATTGCTTTATATTTATTCACAACGTCAAGTTAACTTAGACATAGCCTATGGCAGAATGATCCTTTTATTGGTATCAAGCTATGTAGGCATTTACGTAGCTAATCAGGTATTTATAAGTGAACTAACTACAAACATACACGAAGACAAACTCAGCCTAATTATAAAAACCTGCTTGGTGACCATCTTCTTAGCAGCGACAGCAAGCATCGTATTTTTAGTTTTATTCTATAAGCAGCTAGGTATTTGCATAAGCCATCGTTCATCAGAAAACGAATATGCCCACATGCTTATATTCCACTTTTCCAGTATCAAACTTATAGAAAGAGTAAAAAAACGAACTAACAAATACAAAAGAGGCTTAGCATGA